AGGGgcggtgtgggggcagggcctggggcggtggctccgcgtggggggggggcggggccacgGTTCGGGCGCCAGTGGCCCTCCCACATTCGGGCACTTCCATTGCTCCTGCCTCAGCTGCAGCGGTGCCGGGGGCCAGAGCAGTATCACAGCTAGCTACAGtgtcctgggggcaggggggcagcagagAGAGTTTGAGGGTTTATTTGGACCTAGAGACCGTCAAGCATAACAATGCTGTGTCTTTCTGCACCTCCCTGTGCCAGAGGGCTCCAAGCATTTCCCAGACACGCATGAGTGACGCCTGATAACAGCCCTCTGGGCTAAGGGGGTTGGTTTTGCTATCCCCATGTAGGGGCACAGAGGCATGACCTGCCCACCAGGACGCAGTGAGGGCATGGCTACTCTACGGAGCCTTGGCTGCTACAGGCATGCCGGCAAAGCCCCCTAGATGGCAAAAAGAGTTCTTCACTCAGCCTCACCACCTCCAGAAGCACTCTTCTCTTGGTGTACGTGCGGCTACACCAGGGATTTTGTTGGCACCGCTACACCAGTTAGGGCGGGTGATTTTTGGTCAGGCTCCTAGCCAGCATCGCCATGTCGGCAAAATGTGTGGTGCAGCTCAAGCCTTGTTGATTAAGGGGTCAGGGAAAGAGGGCTTCTGGGAATGTAGCTGGTGTCGTTAGTGGTGCTGTTAAAAACCCCGTCTGCCGGCGTGGGCGACGTCTGGGCTAGAGGGCTTTGCCGGATGGTCTCCGTAGCGCAGACAGAGCATTAATCTGCGGCCGAGGTGGAAAgagaatccaggtcttctgaaTCCCAGGCGGGTGTGGCAGGCCCCATTTCAGGACAGCACTCGAGCATACACTTCGCTTTAAACGTGTGAGTAGGTCCGCTGGAGTCAAAACTCAAGCACGCATTGCAGTCCTTTGTGAATTTGAGCCTTAACCACTAGGCCAGCAGTTCCCGAACGGTGGTCCACAAACCACCTGTGTCCACAGAGCACTTAGTGTTAGGGCTGGGACATAGGCAGCTGGGCTTAGTGATTAACATCGGGTGGGGGGCTGGGTCCCCACAGCAGCCAGGGTTCAGAACCAAGAGGCCCGGTCAGGAACGGAGAGTCAGGCCGCAGGAGGAAACCAAGAGCGGGTAACACTAGGTGAGCAATCCAAAGCGGGGCAGAGCCCAAGTGTACAGGCAACTTCTTGTTTCGCCTTCTTGCTTAAGTAGGGGCAGTGGGCCAATCAGAAGCTCTGGTGTTCCACCAATTGGGGCCCAGGAGTAGAGCCTTCTAGCTGAGCTGGGCTTCAGGGATTCCCAGTTCTAGGTGAGGCCTCTAACTGGTTGGGTGAAGGCTTGGAGCCTGATGACCTTCCCAGGACTCCTATAGACCTGGGTTTGCCACCTGTGGGTCATGACACTTCGGGGCTGGTGATGGGGGTGCTTAGCTGCCTCCTTGTTCCCACCTGCTCAATTGCGTTCAAATAACAATggtcagactgggtcagaccactggtccagctagcccagtatcataTCTCTGAGagtggcccatgccagatgctagaaggaatgaacagaacagggcaattatcgagtgatccatccctggtcaTCCAATCCTAGCTTttggaggcttagggacacccagagcattgaGCAgatgatgttttcagggaactatccacaatgactccaagatctttcttgagtggtgacagctaatttagatcccatcatttcgTATGTGTAGTTGagatgatttttttccagtgtgcattattttgcatttattgacattgaatttcatctgtcattttgttgcctagtcacccagttttgtgcaatccctttgtaactcttcaggcagctttggacttaactatcttgagtaattttgtatcatatgaaaactttgccatctctctgttcacccctttttccagatcatttatgaatatgttgaaagtactggtctcagtacagactcctgggggacaccactattcacctctctccactgtgaaaactgaccatttcctACCCtatctttcctatcttttaaccagttactgatccattagaggatcttccctcttatcccatggctgcttactttgcttacgaGCCTTTGGTGATGGACATTGGCACAGGcgttctgaaagtccaagtacactatattcactggatcacccttgtccacatgcttgttgatatCCTCAGAGAATTCTGATAGATTGAGGCACAATTTCCCTTTGctaaagccatgttgattcttccccagtgtattgtgttcatctgtatgtctgataattctgttctttactctaGTGTCAAAtaatttgccaggtactgaagttaggtttactggacCGGAATTGCCGGGATAGCCTCTGGAGACTTTTGTAAAAATAGATGTTGCATTAGCTACCCTCCATCGTCTGGTACAGAGggtgatttaagtgataggttacaatgtgcagcagccgtcaaaaacactaacaaaatgttaggaactattaggaaagggatagataatatcaTATCTATCCCtccctttggggggagggatagctcagtggtttgagcattggcctgctaaacccagggttgtgagttcaatccttgagggtgccatttagggatctgggacaaaaatgggagattggtcctgctttgagcagggggttagactagatgacctcctgaggtcccttccaaccctgatattctatgataacaccattatataaatccatggtacgccccaaccttgaatactgcgtgcagttctggttgccccatctcaataaaagatattttgaattggaaaaagtacagagaagagcaacaaaaatgattaggggtctggcaCAGCTTccgcatgaggagagattaagaagactgggactgttcaatctgggaaagagacgactaagggggatatggtagaggtctatataatcatgactggtgcggagaacGTGAATAAggatttaccccttcacataacacaagacccgggggtcagccaatgaaattaataggcaggagatttaaaacaaaaaaggaagtatttcttcacacaccgCAGTCAATCTGTGGAAATCGTTGCCAGGGGACatagtgaaggccaaaaatataccTGGGTGCCAAAAATaattaggtaagttcctggaggataggaccatcaatggctgttagccaagatggtcagggaaccAACCCAcattctgggtgtccctaaacctccaactgccagaagctgggattggtcgacaggggatggatcactcaatagttgccctgttctgttcattcccggtgaagcatctggcatcagcctctgttggaagacaggatattgggctcgacggaccattggtctgatccagtctggccattcttacattcaaCAAGGGGGAGGACAAGAATGAATTGTCTtagattgcagcaagggagatttcagtTGGATTCGTAGGAACAATTTTCTAACTGTGCAGATCCAGAATCAGGCACAGGAGAAGCTGAGCAGAACTTCAGGGCAATGGATCTGGACCTAGTCACTTCTCTTGGgtgtctccttccttccttccctccctcccttggtCAGCTTCCTTCCAGCACAGAACTCCTGATGCCCTGGGCCCACATTGAACTGGATTTCTCTGGCCAAGGGTGTGCCCCCCAAGAGCCAAGGCTCCCGGTTCTGTTGAAGGTCCCAATGgtctcctgccccccgcccccaaccaaaggcataacaagacccagtggctggaagttaaaaccaCGCATGTTCCAGTTAGAAATAAGGCAAATTTCTAACAGTGAGGGTGGGTAACCACCGGAACAAGcacccaagggaagtgatggattctccagctCGAGATGTCTTCGGATCCAGAGCGGGTGCCTTCTGGGAGACATCCTTTAgccaaccacaagttattgggctcaatacaggaggaAGGAGGTGAAACTCTACAGATCAGActtgatgatctaatggtccattCGGACCTTAACATCTACAaacttcccttccccctttgtGTCTCACACgccttcccttttcttcccttcctgccaGCCCAGTTGCTCAAACCCCCAGCTTCCTCCCGGCAGCTGCGACAAAGCATTTAGGCATTGTGGGTACCAAAATCTGCATTGCGTCCAATGGGTCGGGAATGGCGTAAAATAAATCCCGCTGCATTTCACAATACGTAACCCAGGAGCGGGCGTGAGTTGCTGCACCATTGGTCAATTTGTCATTtacatatttcattaaaaaaccctCAGATTTTGGATATTTAAATGAAGCTGCTACAGGtgccagagccagctgcacagGAGCACCTCCCCAAATCCAGGGACCTTGTTGCTGAATTTCGGGCTAGCTTGTTCTCGAGCACGCAGAGACCTGGAGATAACGCAACACTCCCAAGCGTCCGGAGGGTGCGGCGGAGACAGAGATGAATTATTCTGGGCTGGCCTGTGAACCTGACGAAGTTAAAAAAGGGGGAATTTAGGTTAAATCTGCAGCTGGGCCAAGTTATCTGCTGGTGTAAAGGGGTGCAGCTCCATGGACTGCAGTAGCATTTCTTCACCTAGTTACACGAAGAaagaatcccccctccccccccgtcgcTCCCAACTGAGGGTCTATTGGCCGGTGGAGCAGTCTCCGAGGGGAAGTGGAGGGAGCCCCATCCCTCTGGGGCTAAGCCTGGACTGGACAAAGCCCTAGAGAACATGCTGGGGTGATTCTCTGCCTTCATCTGCACCCAGTGAGCTGCTTAGGCAACGGAAAGGGAGTGGAGACCTCCCATGACTCTCCTGCTCTGGCTGAGTCGCCGGCAGGTACAAACAGCCACAGCTGGCTCCTacacctcccaccccagagccatggGCATAGAGGGGGCATACTGAGGTGAGAGGAAGCGTGTTGCTGTGGGAAGAGCACCAGCAATCCCCACCTGGTGTATCATCTCCTGGGCACTAAACCATACCCAGCTAGCACGGGTTAAAGCAGATTCCAAGCTGCTCTGGCTTGTATCACGGGCGAGAATCAGGGAGCTGGGACCGTTTCTTTGATGCCGCCCCAAGTCTGCTGTGTTGTGCAGAAGCTAGGCCCAGCTGAGAGCCTGTCAACAATCCTACTGCAGGccttttgggggcgggggagcagaaTTGGACCTGAGAGGGCTTCCCCATCTCTGCCTGTGGTTCCTAGTAtcaggttttgttttggaaaggaaACGCTAGGTAACGTAACTTTGATGAGCCTGCACAGGTTGGTCAGTGTGGGGATCGAATCTGGGACCTCCAAGCTCATCATGAACTAAGAGACTTAGCCAAGCCTGCAGCAGGCTCCTCAATCTTAAACTGGCCTAGTCCCTGCTAGAGGGGGACAGAAAGCCACACCGCATAGGCATAGTTCACAGTAACTTCGGTACCACTCCTGCCATGGTAACTGGCTGTGATGGCTGATTCCCTGGCTGCTGTAGAACAATCTTGGGGCAGGGAGGCCTAGTCTTCTCCTGGGCCTAGGGCTGGAGTCCAGCCCTGTGAGGAACATTCGTCCCGTGTCACCCCCTTCAGCTAGAAGGGCTGCGGGGACCCCTCGCTGAATCCATCTTCTGTGTTTAATTGTTGAAGCAGATACAAAGCCGGCGAGTGCTCTGGACTCAGAGGAGAACAGGCTGTCCATGGAGGTGCAGGACTCTTTCTCATTTCTCGACAACCAGGACACCTGGCAGGACTGTAGCACAGAAGGCGACCAGCCAGAGAAGAGCTTGCTGGAAGAGACCACCTCCGATTTTGCTGGGGACATGCTGGATGGCTTCCAAGGAATGGATGACTTCATGGAGAGCAGGTTCATGAACGTAAGTTCCCGGTCGTGCTGAAATCTAGATTCTGGCTTTAGCACCAGCCGTGTATTAGAAACTGCAGCAGTGAGCTAGGATTTgtaggaagaggggaagggatggCTAGACAGACAGCTAGAGGGGTGTGTATGAGGATAGGGGGTGGACAGACAGAAAGCTAGAGGGGTGTGTAtgaggatagacagacagacagagaggggtGGGTGTGAGGATGGGCAGACAGGCAGATgtatggggaggaagggaggagagaggcatGGCTGGATGGATAGCTAGAGGGATGAGACTGGGGATGGATAAATAGAGGAATGTGCTGGAGAAGAAGGAAGACATGGCTGGATGGACAGCTAAAGGACTGtgtggggatggacagacagacagaggggtgaGTAGGAGGATGGATAGATTAgagagatggacagacagacactcCAGATGAAGGGGATAGATTGTATTATGCAGCTACTGCTTCCTGTAGGCACATTAATTACAGGTTACATACCTGGTACAAATTGGCCCATTGTCTCAGCCGCCCTGTAGGAACGCTGTCCCCTCATTACTAAATGCCATCTCTGTAGCACCCAAAGGGTGCTCGGGAAGGAGGCAAGACTCCTGCCCTGAAGACCCCCAGCTGCCCCTTCCCACTCTCAGGAAAGCCTGggaaaccagagaggcaaattcTGTCTGTGACAGGCCCAGTGGGGAAGTGAATGCAGAGTGGAGGGGCCCTGGCTGAGAACACCGTGCCAGCCGTGCCCACCCAGGGAAACGGGAGGCTGTTAAAACCTCCATCTGCCAAATCAAGGCCACGCTCGTGCCAGTGACAGCGCCTGCAGTCATGGTGTGACCAGCCTTCTGCGTGCTTTCAATCCCTAGCTGGAGTTCTCAGTGGAGCCGCCCCTGGAGTACCTCTCCATCGAGGAGTGCATGAACGAGGAGCAGTACTACATGGCCACCAGCTGCTCCGACACCGAGGAGCTCTCCAAGGAGACGGACTCCGAGGACGCGTTCCTGAGCGCCTACGATGACCTGAGCCCCTTAGCTGCCGACCTagagaagctgcagcagctcGGGGCGCAGCATGGGTGGGACGTGCCTCTCCCAGAGAGTGCGCTGGGTGGCGAAATGGCTCAAGAGATGCTGAGCAACCAGCCCCCAAGACCTTCTGAGGGGCCGTTACCTAGCAATACCAACGGCTCCTCTTCGTCCAAAGAAGGCAGCAGCACCAAGGTGCCTCTGCCAGATGGCCCTCATGCTTCAGAACTAGCCAGGCCACGTCGGAGCAAGGAGGCCGCCGAAGATCCCCACGGTGCCCTTCACCAGCCAGAGGGGCTcgaaggggagggggctgagggaacAGCcatggagcccagcccagccggccAGCGAGAAGAAGACAAAAAGGTGACAGGGGGCGATGGTCTGGAAGCAGGCCCTGGCCCACCCAGAACTGAGCCCACCACTGATGTAGCGCCAGTTGGGGAGGACCAGGGCACATGGGCTCTGGAGAGCGAAGGCCACGCCGCCCAAGCCAGCCATGCCGGAGATGAGCAGGTGCAGGCCCCGAGGCAACGGGAGACAGAGCTGGCTCCATGTGCTCAGGGCCAGGAGGCCAATGGAcgtgccccagaggaagtgagaGTGCAGGAGGGCCAAGAGGGCTCTGCTCCTCCCATGCCAGTGCCCAAACAGCCGGAGAATGGAAAGGCCCCACCTCAGCCTCTTGCAATGAAGATCACCCCTGCCCTCTCACCAGGATCGGGGCCcgagccccctgctgtccccatATGTGAGAGTGGCCCCATGTCCACTGCCCCCTTTCTAGAGACAGGCCTTGAGACCACTGCTGCCCCCCTGGATCAGAATGGTCCCCAGGCCTCCATCTCCTTGCTAGGGACAAGCCATGAAGCCTCCATCACCCCTGGGTATGAGAGTGGCCCTGAGGCTGCTCCCTTGCTTGAGACTAGCTCGGATCTTGCATCCAGGTCTGACGCTTCCCCATCGCTGGGGAGTGGCCCCACAAGCCTTCCCCTGGAATCTGGGCCCCTGAACCCCACAGACCTTCCCGCTCTCCCCGAGCCTGACATGCCAGCCGGGGTGCGCCCTGACGGGAGCGCCCCCATGAGAGTCACTTCCAGCACCGTCCGAGTCCAGCAGGTGAAGTCCGTCCCCATAGTGCCCCCCAAGCCCCAGTTTGCCAGGATGCCTCCTACCGTGAATATGCACCTAGGTGAAGCGTCCACGTGGCCCAAGCTCTCTGCTTCGGAGAAGAGCTCCGGTGGTGGGGAGACCGGCCTGGGCAAAGGGGGCTCTCTCCAGAGGCAGTCGCACCCTGTCAGCCTGGGTGGGTGCTGCCGAGTCGCAGAGGGCATGGAGTCGAACGAGGAGTCTCCCCCGCCCGGCGCTCTGGAGAAGTGCCCCAGCGGCACAGAGAGCCGTGAGCCCGCCGAGACCTCCCTCCAGAAGCAGAGGCGAACCAGCTGGCGTAACGGTGGCAGCATGTCTTTCGACACGGCGGTGGCCCTGGCCAAGGAGAGGCACTTGGCCCAAGCCCCGGTTCGGAGGATGCAGACCTATTGCGTGGGGGATGGTCGGGAGATGCACGGCACTCCCAAGATGGAGAAGCCCCCGCCGTTCCCCAGGCCTGCCCTAAAGCCTGTGGGCCAGCGCTCCCTGAGGCCGCTGAGCTGCACCAGCGTGCTACTGTCGCCAGATGCCCTGGCTCTGGGCAAGCACCCGCCACTGCCTGACACGGCCTGCGAACCGTGCCTGGCGCCTGGCCAGGAGCCACTGCCCTTCGCCCAGGAGCCCGCAGCAAGGAGCAGGTTGAGCATGCCCAGGCTCGGCCAGCGACCGTCGGACACGGAAGAGGCAGCAGGGCCTCTCCCGCAGCAGCGGCGGTCGCTGGGTTTTGAAATCAGGGACTGCGGGGCGTCGGAGGAGTTGTGAGGGAGTGGCGGGGACGGTTCCATGCTCATTGACTGGTGGGCTGCCAAATCTCAACCAACGTGGGTTACTGCCTTAACGCACCATCCTGCACCCGCTGCTCCGAGTCCAGCCCTGCTCCGGGTGGCTGGCACCGGACGACCGGGGCTGGGAGGGTTGGGTTGTGCAGCAGGAAGAAACATCGTGTGGTTCAGGGGAGAGGATCTGCTTTCCGAGACAGCCCCTCCAAACTGCGATGGGGCCTCAGCCAGAGCTAACGCTGTTCAGACACAATCATTGAGCCAGCCATTCCCTCTGCGTCTCCTCCAGAATAGTGATGTTCATCTTCAGCGCAGAAGAGAACAATGTCTGCTCCAATCAGCTAGATCCTCTTCCACCAGGGCTGAACCTGGCTCAGCTTGGcattgggtgggtggggaaagccACGAGGCTGGTGCTCCTGTGAATAATTCGAGGCTCGATTCTCCAAGGTGCTGAGAACTCACAAAACCCACTGGTCACTGGGAGCTACAGAGGGCCAGCACCTTTGAGCAAGGTCACCAGCTCTTATCTCCATCCCCGGGGGTGGGAACACCAGCCCTGGAGATATGGGGGtcatgacttttaaaacaagagCAGCAGAGGGTCTCTCCAGAGACGGCACTGGGCTGAAACCACAGCAATCTTGCTCCTAGCTCACCCACCCCTTTGCAGACATCTCATCTTTTGCTTTTAGGAAATAAACAGATCAAGAAGGCTGCAGGGACCAGCCTGGTAGGTCACAGAACCTTTCATTGCTAAACTTGCAGCCCGCCCAAGCGGGTTGTAACATAACGGCAACGGCTTCTGGTTGTTCCTGAAACAATGTAGGACAATCAGCTGTTTATAGCCAGCTCCTTGTAATTTCAGAGAAACCACTGGCCCTGCTCGGCCTTCTTATTTGTGGTCGCCAGGCtcaacagagaggccaaagaaTGAACCAGCCATCGGTGGCTGGACTCCTCTCTGATGCTCCCTCCAGGGCACGGTCAGCACATATGTAGGGGATCTTGCACCTCTGCAGCCCAGCCTGTCCCCCTTCTCTGGGCACATGGCAGGTTTCTGTGCAAGGACACTGCCTAAAGCCCTAGAAAATCTGCGGAATTAGCTGGTTGATGGGCTAGGTGGGACGTACAGTCCATGTCCACCTCTAACATCcatcctcctgctggctgtcatcTATGAAAGGGGCAGCCGAGTCCTTGGGTTTCCACTCACTTTTCTCCCTGCGTTGCTCCATTAGTAATCTTATTTCATTGGTCTCTCTGGGTTCTCCAGACCCTTGTTAATCTGAGACGGCAGCTGGTTTGGGTTTGACAATGATTCGTAGCTACTGTACCCTCATGGGATAATAAAGATAGTTTGGAAGAAATCTGCACGGTTGTGGTGGTGGCTTTTAAAACGAGATCctctggccctgtgctgctgagtCCTCGTGAATGGGCAATCCAGAGACCGCAGGTCTTGGGTTGAACGGGGCCATGTCGTGCCTTGCAGATACAATGAACAAAGGGCTCATTCCCTTTAAAGCGTGTGCAGACGACATGAGTTCAAAAAGCGAGGCCAGTGGCGCCGCCAGCTGGGCCTTCTGCAGGCGaagagctgggttcaaatcctgtctGATTTGAAAATGTGTGCATGTTgaggggggggcgggtgggggttgGACTCCCCATGCCCAACCCAGTAAGGGCTGGGGCCTTCATCCCCATTGGCTCGCCTCACCAAAACCACtcgggccccgatcctgcaaggcGCTCCACATGCCCAGCTCCCCGTGCTGAGCCCTGTTTGACTTAATGGAGCTCTGCATGGGCACGGGGGCCTCCCCACCTGGatccattgcaggatcagagccagtgCTTGGTCTCATTGGGCCAAAGTGCTCATGGGAGAGCCAGACTGGAGTAGCAAGGAGTGACGCAGGCCGGGCGTTAGGTGTTTCCCCTGAGCTGGTTGGACAGGAGCTAGGCTCCCCAAAGGTTCAGCAGAACTACGTGAAGCCCGGCACGGGAATAGGTGAggactgtggggcaggagtgaggtATTAAAAACGATGGGCCCGATTCTCATTTCCTTCCACCCAGGCCTGTTCCCCTTCCTCTGGCAGTGCGCAGGAGTCTTAAGGCGAAGGGAAAAGATTATTAGGTttagacaaaaaaaattcaaagcagCCCTGTCCTAGGCTCTAGTCACCCCTGCTATAATTgagaaaaacaaaaggagatCGTCCGCCAAGCACCCCGCCGCCCTCGCCTGATGCCTCTCCCACccacctctgcagcagctggtgtaaACAGATGTGTCCTGCAGCAGGCCCTGAAGGTCAACAGACCTGGGCTATTTCAGGCCGGTGGGGAAGGATGGTCTCTCTGGCAGCAAAGTCCCAGCCCCACTGAGGCCTTATCGACCAAGCTCAGCAGCTCAGATTCAGTCTGGACACCAATCAGTGCAGATCACATCGCACCAGTGACTTGCTGCCCCCAAACGGCACTGCTTAGGGGGctggctgctgcattctgcacctGCTTGACTCTCCAGATTGGCCCCAGGCGTGGCCCCGTGGAGAGCACACTGCATCAACGCAGGCTCGAGCTGGCCAAAATGTGGATTACGCTGCGTGGCCCCCGCACCTGGAAGAAACGGCTGCAATCTCCTGGTCAGGTGCAGAGGGGAAAAACCATTCCTGGGCCTCGCTGCTATCAGCTGgagatccactatgacccccaagattgtgaaccctgggtcccaggtGGTGGGCACAGGCCCCTGGTCAGAGTGGGAGATACTAGACTCACCTTCCCATCTAGTTGCTTTCACCATCCTACCTGCATCACCTCAGTCTGATCCAGATTGAGCTTCAGCCAGCTCGCTCTCATCTCCCTGAAACCCTGGGCTAGACAGCTAATAGCATTGGCTAGATCAGATACTGAGCATCATGAGCATCCTGAAGGCACTGCAGCCCATCCCTTCTTCC
The sequence above is a segment of the Chelonia mydas isolate rCheMyd1 chromosome 24, rCheMyd1.pri.v2, whole genome shotgun sequence genome. Coding sequences within it:
- the ARHGAP30 gene encoding rho GTPase-activating protein 30 isoform X1, with the translated sequence MSLAMKARQKVKRKGAAKDRVFGCDLLEHLQHSGQEVPQVLRSCTEFVEQHGIVDGIYRLSGVSSNIQKLRQEFDSDRCPDLNKDVYLQDIHCVSSLCKAYFRELPNPLLTYQLYDKFADAVAIQMEEGRLVKIKEVLKELPSPHYRTLEFLMRHLVHMASYSSQTNMHARNLAIVWAPNLLRSKDIEASGFNGTAAFMEVRVQSIVVEFILTHVEQLFRDAPLCGSDRESLRKSLLLSGLGLPGVHPDCQTMSYNLPAMLNQGDGPPQIRPYHTIIELNDHKKGSLKVKKWRSIFNLGRSSTDSKRKLAKAEEKDDKSVKMSLRPAKSMDSLSSMPDANDDNTRLGRKRSQKQAPQRRESFDSPSSREESFLESDEYPDGKFKSEEGQQTLESEGEASAKSEPTTPKAGRASLVGGAPQGRSPKTAQNRAEKCAGVHISVPFSVTVPFHITSNISLSRLTRGLECPALNYSPLDKEALERSSKELEAEERLGAKIPVAKEDHMDTKPASALDSEENRLSMEVQDSFSFLDNQDTWQDCSTEGDQPEKSLLEETTSDFAGDMLDGFQGMDDFMESRFMNLEFSVEPPLEYLSIEECMNEEQYYMATSCSDTEELSKETDSEDAFLSAYDDLSPLAADLEKLQQLGAQHGWDVPLPESALGGEMAQEMLSNQPPRPSEGPLPSNTNGSSSSKEGSSTKVPLPDGPHASELARPRRSKEAAEDPHGALHQPEGLEGEGAEGTAMEPSPAGQREEDKKVTGGDGLEAGPGPPRTEPTTDVAPVGEDQGTWALESEGHAAQASHAGDEQVQAPRQRETELAPCAQGQEANGRAPEEVRVQEGQEGSAPPMPVPKQPENGKAPPQPLAMKITPALSPGSGPEPPAVPICESGPMSTAPFLETGLETTAAPLDQNGPQASISLLGTSHEASITPGYESGPEAAPLLETSSDLASRSDASPSLGSGPTSLPLESGPLNPTDLPALPEPDMPAGVRPDGSAPMRVTSSTVRVQQVKSVPIVPPKPQFARMPPTVNMHLGEASTWPKLSASEKSSGGGETGLGKGGSLQRQSHPVSLGGCCRVAEGMESNEESPPPGALEKCPSGTESREPAETSLQKQRRTSWRNGGSMSFDTAVALAKERHLAQAPVRRMQTYCVGDGREMHGTPKMEKPPPFPRPALKPVGQRSLRPLSCTSVLLSPDALALGKHPPLPDTACEPCLAPGQEPLPFAQEPAARSRLSMPRLGQRPSDTEEAAGPLPQQRRSLGFEIRDCGASEEL